The following proteins are co-located in the Silene latifolia isolate original U9 population chromosome 1, ASM4854445v1, whole genome shotgun sequence genome:
- the LOC141656392 gene encoding uncharacterized protein LOC141656392 — protein sequence MVFVRGDVPSVAAVSQCLSDFARISGLHANPAKTSIYFGGVDEAIRKQIGDLTGYSEERFPFRYPGTGNLLSYAGKLQLITSVLFGLENCWCSALLLPKIVAKLVNELCKNYFWGIPNGKRKMIFQSWKSICSPWSEGGFNIKELLSWNKALLSRWIWLLTQNREGIWDKWSRDYNMMGSSIWVTCSKPHHAGSWRAILKTRDCLLAIAGNSADAQSVLNSCVLRGHFLVRRAYDIFRTKHQKLGWTRVLSCSEILPKHRVCTFQAVQKVLSTVDRISFRGYPLVNWCCLCKCASESHRHLFFHCQYSQHVRRLMLPWLGFPSSWSSFDLKNWLYKLLLARPNERLPS from the exons ATGGTCTTTGTGCGGGGTGACGTTCCTTCAGTTGCTGCTGTGTCACAGTGTCTTTCTGACTTTGCTAGGATTTCTGGACTTCATGCTAACCCAGCTAAAACAAGCATCTATTTTGGTGGGGTGGATGAAGCTATTAGGAAGCAAATTGGTGACCTTACTGGCTATTCTGAGGAGCGATTCCCTTTTAGATATCCGGGG ACTGGGAATCTTCTCTCCTATGCTGGTAAGCTCCAGCTCATTACCTCTGTCTTGTTTGGTCTTGAGAACTGCTGGTGCTCTGCTCTCCTTCTTCCTAAGATTGTTGCTAAATTGGTTAATGAACTGTGTAAGAACTACTTCTGGGGCATTCCTAATGGTAAAAGGAAAATGATCTTTCAAAGTTGGAAATCTATTTGCTCGCCTTGGTCTGAAGGTGGCTTCAATATTAAGGAACTTCTGAGTTGGAATAAAGCTTTACTCAGTCGGTGGATTTGGTTATTAACCCAGAACAGGGAGGGGATTTGGGACAAGTGGTCTAGAGATTACAACATGATGGGTTCTTCCATCTGGGTAACCTGCAGTAAACCTCATCATGCTGGAAGTTGGAGAGCTATTCTAAAAACCAGGGATTGCTTGCTTGCCATTGCTGGAAATTCTGCTGATGCTCAGTCCGTACTCAATTCCTGTGTTTTGCGGGGTCATTTCCTTGTAAGAAGGGCGTATGATATCTTTAGAACTAAGCACCAGAAGCTTGGTTGGACTAGAGTCTTATCTTGCTCTGAGATCCTTCCCAAGCATCGTGTTTGTACCTTTCAAGCTGTTCAAAAAGTGCTGTCTACTGTGGACAGGATTAGCTTTAGAGGCTATCCCCTTGTAAATTGGTGTTGTTTGTGCAAGTGTGCGTCAGAATCTCATAGGCACCTGTTTTTTCATTGCCAGTATTCTCAGCATGTTCGTCGGCTGATGCTTCCGTGGCTTGGATTCCCTAGCTCTTGGTCTTCTTTTGATCTCAAGAACTGGCTGTACAAGCTCCTGCTAGCACGCCCAAATGAAAGACTACCCTCATGA